In Arachis stenosperma cultivar V10309 chromosome 1, arast.V10309.gnm1.PFL2, whole genome shotgun sequence, one DNA window encodes the following:
- the LOC130960243 gene encoding protein RALF-like 33: MASSRSTRTFYAFFLLCAILSVHVSLSSCSAVGDLDHQLGAFFLPVKSECRGSIAECSLLAGDEDETEFLMDSESNRRILAGRRYISYGALRRNTIPCSRRGASYYNCRPGAQANPYRRGCSAITRCRR; this comes from the coding sequence ATGGCGAGCTCAAGAAGCACTAGAACCTTCTACGCTTTCTTTCTCCTCTGCGCGATCCTCTCCGTCCACGTGTCACTCTCCTCATGCTCCGCCGTCGGTGACCTGGACCACCAGCTCGGCGCCTTCTTCCTGCCGGTGAAGTCCGAGTGCCGCGGATCCATCGCGGAGTGCAGCCTTCTCGCCGGAGACGAGGACGAGACGGAGTTCCTGATGGACTCGGAGAGTAACCGGCGCATCTTAGCAGGGAGAAGGTACATAAGCTACGGTGCGCTTAGGAGGAACACTATCCCTTGCTCGCGACGTGGCGCTTCCTATTACAATTGTAGACCTGGCGCTCAGGCGAACCCTTACCGCCGCGGATGCAGTGCCATCACACGTTGCAGGCGTTGA